From the Nodularia sp. NIES-3585 genome, one window contains:
- a CDS encoding TIGR00341 family protein has product MILSFFGDVFSVRRSAITTIATNTPGINLFSYLTPLSLRKPTIITQNQFCKRSIHKVSSWGKQRLTDLKESNSGEWHWLAEKPIPIAGLNRSLWRAAISSKNFYILLFLSGIISTVGLLANSAATIIGAMIVAPLMGPIIAIAYSMVVGNQRLLKRSTFTLLTGIVLTIVTSMIIARIVGIKTFGPEIWARVSPTLLDLVVALAAGAAGAYAKSRRRVADALPGVAIAVALVPPLSVIGIGIAIGSQSVTIGASLLFLTNLIGIIFSGSLVFLAQNYGSLERARQGLILSIGAIFILGLPLGFSLENLLLKERTRRSVEYLLYRRTLTFSSQDIRRIKVERQEGFLIVELEVAAPIGAISENQVKMVRDFVQQSLKQPLTLNVRVIPVQEFTAPAPSN; this is encoded by the coding sequence GTGATTTTATCTTTTTTTGGTGATGTTTTTTCTGTCAGACGTTCCGCGATTACAACTATCGCTACAAACACCCCAGGCATCAATCTTTTTAGTTATCTCACCCCATTAAGCCTAAGAAAACCAACTATCATAACACAAAATCAATTCTGCAAGAGGTCTATTCATAAAGTTAGTAGTTGGGGTAAACAACGACTCACCGACCTTAAAGAGAGTAACAGTGGCGAGTGGCATTGGTTAGCGGAAAAGCCCATCCCCATTGCTGGACTTAACCGCAGCCTGTGGCGGGCAGCCATTTCTTCTAAAAACTTTTACATCCTGTTGTTTTTATCTGGGATTATCTCTACTGTCGGACTGCTGGCAAATAGTGCCGCGACGATTATTGGCGCGATGATCGTTGCGCCTTTGATGGGACCAATAATTGCGATCGCCTACAGTATGGTGGTAGGAAATCAGCGTCTATTAAAGCGTTCTACTTTTACCCTGTTGACTGGAATTGTCTTGACCATTGTCACCTCAATGATCATTGCCAGAATTGTGGGGATAAAAACTTTTGGCCCAGAAATTTGGGCGCGAGTCAGTCCTACTTTACTCGATTTGGTGGTAGCCCTGGCAGCAGGTGCAGCTGGAGCTTATGCTAAATCACGTCGTCGTGTTGCGGATGCTTTGCCTGGAGTGGCGATCGCTGTGGCTCTGGTTCCACCCTTGAGCGTTATCGGGATTGGCATTGCTATAGGTTCGCAGTCAGTCACTATTGGGGCTTCCCTACTATTTTTGACCAATTTAATCGGAATTATTTTTAGCGGCTCATTGGTCTTTCTAGCACAGAATTACGGTTCCTTGGAAAGAGCGCGTCAAGGTTTAATTTTATCCATCGGGGCGATATTTATTCTGGGGTTACCCTTGGGATTTTCTTTAGAAAACTTGCTCCTCAAAGAACGCACACGTCGCAGTGTGGAGTATTTGCTTTACCGCAGAACTCTGACATTTTCTAGTCAAGACATTCGCCGGATTAAAGTAGAGCGACAGGAAGGTTTTTTGATCGTTGAACTAGAAGTAGCGGCTCCCATCGGTGCAATTTCCGAAAACCAGGTGAAGATGGTCAGGGATTTTGTGCAGCAAAGCTTAAAACAACCGTTAACTTTAAATGTAAGGGTAATTCCCGTGCAGGAATTTACAGCCCCGGCACCAAGTAATTAA
- a CDS encoding 16S rRNA (uracil(1498)-N(3))-methyltransferase, whose product MAQLQRIAIAPFQIQENLITLTKEQQHYLRRVLRLRTGDRFIAMDGKGKWWLAQLAAEQAQILETLTVETELSVAITLMIALPKGNGCDEIVRYCTELGVTCIAPVLSDRTLLNPSPQKLERWRRIAAEAAEQSERAFVPTILDPVAFTTAMTASQGNHCYICEGRGNYPHLNNVIKSDPPEIVIATGPEGGWTQPEIEQAIASGFQPVSLGRRILRAVTAPVVAVTLISANCQV is encoded by the coding sequence ATGGCGCAACTACAACGAATTGCGATCGCACCTTTTCAAATTCAAGAAAATCTGATCACCTTGACAAAAGAGCAACAACATTATCTAAGACGAGTGTTGCGGTTACGTACAGGCGATCGCTTCATTGCTATGGATGGTAAAGGCAAATGGTGGTTAGCGCAATTGGCAGCAGAGCAAGCCCAAATTTTAGAAACACTAACCGTCGAAACAGAATTATCTGTAGCAATTACGCTCATGATAGCTTTGCCCAAAGGCAATGGATGCGATGAAATAGTCCGTTATTGTACAGAGTTGGGTGTAACTTGTATTGCTCCAGTATTAAGCGATCGCACCTTACTAAATCCCAGTCCTCAAAAACTGGAACGTTGGCGACGCATAGCCGCAGAAGCCGCTGAACAATCAGAACGCGCTTTTGTACCGACCATTTTAGACCCTGTAGCTTTTACTACTGCTATGACTGCGAGTCAAGGAAATCACTGTTATATTTGTGAAGGGCGTGGAAATTATCCCCATTTAAACAACGTGATTAAATCTGATCCGCCTGAAATCGTCATTGCTACAGGCCCGGAAGGGGGGTGGACTCAACCAGAAATTGAGCAAGCGATCGCATCTGGATTTCAACCAGTATCCCTTGGTCGCCGTATCTTACGAGCCGTTACAGCACCAGTAGTCGCCGTAACCTTAATTTCAGCAAATTGTCAAGTATAA
- a CDS encoding tol-pal system YbgF family protein codes for MIEQVSTAFERKDYHTAAKLLKQLLKESPENPWVQFYVAQLHEVSGKRQEAEKIYRQLLRTTSNTKIVNQARQGLQRLQEIDQEERQRAIFKATSQTSQLGVLVLEPLSLEQKTLAAPKFAQIMQLDPYTARLVLPSRGWRLYRTGQVGELQFYGQQLQQAGVPCFWTEIAAIQQIQVFQVKHFSASDLETTVVCRNQENQLGSLTFNWSEVTAKVVGLLPIFEQVVDLDLRGKLQRKTQTQDYAQFCDLHLPSRNSILRLDHHGYKFTEGLEIASQASQNTITKNWHSLMQWISPQIPQVKTWSNFKPFAETVLDQTEMLGNIQSHIHLFRREKTNWDPAFHLYSGLVFLNKTKNGRGN; via the coding sequence ATGATTGAGCAAGTGTCCACTGCCTTTGAGCGTAAAGATTATCACACAGCGGCTAAACTACTAAAACAACTGTTAAAAGAATCACCTGAAAACCCTTGGGTGCAATTCTATGTAGCACAGCTGCACGAAGTATCAGGAAAGCGCCAGGAAGCCGAGAAAATTTATCGCCAACTGCTAAGGACTACAAGCAACACCAAAATAGTCAACCAAGCCCGCCAAGGTTTGCAGCGACTGCAAGAAATTGACCAAGAAGAAAGACAACGCGCCATATTCAAAGCCACATCCCAAACCAGTCAACTAGGCGTATTAGTATTAGAACCTTTATCTTTGGAACAGAAAACTCTAGCCGCACCAAAATTTGCTCAGATTATGCAACTAGACCCCTATACTGCAAGGCTAGTGCTACCGAGTCGAGGCTGGAGATTGTATCGCACTGGACAAGTCGGAGAACTCCAATTTTATGGTCAACAGTTACAGCAGGCTGGGGTTCCTTGCTTCTGGACAGAGATAGCCGCAATACAGCAAATTCAAGTTTTTCAGGTCAAACATTTTTCAGCATCTGACCTAGAAACTACTGTTGTTTGTCGCAACCAAGAAAATCAACTTGGTTCCCTCACATTTAACTGGTCAGAAGTCACAGCCAAAGTTGTAGGACTCTTACCCATTTTTGAGCAAGTTGTAGACCTTGATCTTCGCGGTAAATTGCAACGAAAAACTCAAACCCAAGACTATGCCCAATTTTGTGATTTACACCTACCTAGTAGAAATTCCATTTTACGACTTGATCATCATGGTTATAAATTCACCGAAGGTCTAGAAATTGCTTCTCAAGCTAGCCAAAATACAATCACAAAAAATTGGCATAGCTTAATGCAATGGATTTCGCCACAGATACCACAAGTTAAAACTTGGTCAAACTTCAAACCCTTCGCAGAGACAGTATTAGATCAAACAGAAATGCTGGGCAACATTCAGTCTCACATTCACCTGTTTCGTAGGGAAAAGACTAATTGGGACCCAGCGTTTCATTTATATAGTGGCTTAGTATTTTTGAACAAAACTAAAAATGGTAGAGGAAATTAA